One Candidatus Omnitrophota bacterium genomic window, TCGCCCCGTCACCCCGTCGTCATCCCAGCCTTGAAAGACTGCGCTATTTTAAAGTGCCCCTTTAAAGGGGCAAACGATAATAGCCCGCCGTTTCAACGGCGGGATTGTTGCAATCGCCGAGAGCCTTTCCTCAGTAGGGGAGCTCATCTTTCATCATACCAACAGAGGATGATTCATGGAAAATTTATTGAAATTCATCGCCAAACAAGCCAACCTCGACCGGGTGCTCTTTACTCCGGCGCTGAAAAAAATCTATTTCGACATGGCCGTGGCTTCGGGAGGCGCCACTCAGTTCAAACACGCCGATTCCGCCCGCAAGGGACTCTCCTTCATCGCCGACAAGGCGGGAGATAATAAACATGCGCTGCTGTTCTGCGCCTGTTACGAATTAATTCAAACATACGATCTGCTGCTTCAACTGGCGCAACAAAAGGTTCCCGCCGTCGTTTTGGCTCTCCGTTCCGGCGTTCCCGATGAAACCGCCGAGAATTGGAACTATCTCCAATTCAACGGCGCAGGGTGGCTGCATTTCCATACGCATACGCTGCAAGAGGCCTACGATCATCTCGCATTGGCTTATTATCTCTACGAAGAAAAAAAACTAACCCTGCCCGCGTTGGTTTTGCATTCCCGCTTGCAGCATGACAGTTTGGGCGATTTTACGCCCCGCGAAGAACTGAACCTGGGCAATCCATTGACGGGATTGCAAAGCGCCCGCGCGAGCAAAAAGATGAGTTTCGAAGACGCCGTCGCTTCCATGAAGAAGAAGAAAGAGAAAACGACTCTGGCCGATCTCTACCAAGACCTGCCGCAGATGCTGCGCGAAGGCTATGAAGCCCTTGGTTATGCGCTTCCGGCGCAGGGGTTGCCTTTCCGGGGCCAAGGAAAGGAAGAGGCTGCCGTCATTTCTCTCGTCCCGGAAAACGAGGAGGGAGAAGAAGGATTCTACCGCCTGCTCTGCTATCGGCCTTTCGCCGCCGAAAGCCTCCTCGGCGAACTCGCCGCCAAGAAAATCGTCGCCGCCGTCGAACCAAAGCCATCGCCAGGGACAACCGTTCCGCCTTTCTTCGCGGAGATAAGTGGAGCTTTATCTTCGCGTTTTTCCAGAAAAATAATATCGGTTACCGTCCCTTCCGGAATGGCGGTTTTGGCGAAAAACGCCGTCGGCGAGATCAAGAAGATCGTTCAGCAGGCGCTGGAAAATCCAGAGCAAGCGCTGGTTTTTCATGAATTGTCATGAATTCTTATATTTGTCGCGTGGGATAGATGCGTAGAGTGGATTCAAAGCGAAGCGCAGCCCATCCTTCGCGTTCATTTCCAAACTGGCTGTCCCGCGATTTTTAAACGGACGGCGTAAAATCCTTTTCGCGCCGTGATGAAAAGCGTTTTATTATCCGGTCCGCCGAAAGCGCAATTGGCGGGTTGTTCCGCGGCTTTAATGACGCCGATCTTGTTCCCGGTGGGATTGAAGATGGCGAGGCCTTCGTTGGAAGCGAAATATAAGTTGCCTTTCGCATCGACCTTCATCCCATCTGGCGATCCGATATTATCGATGAGAATTTTTCCATTCTTCAAGGTTCCATCCTTCTCCACGTTGAAGACGCGCACGCGGTTGCCTTGCCGTCCGGAATCGCAGATATAGATAAGGCTTTCGTCCGGCGAGAAAGCGATGCCGTTAGGCATATTGAAATCGTCCGCCAGCAATATCGGTTCACTCCCCGGCTTGACGGCGAATACGCCCTGAAACGATAGTTCCTTCTCCTCCGGTCTTACGCCATACGATGGATCGGTGAAGAATATCATGCCGTCGGAACGAACGCAGCAGTCGTTAGGGCTATTCAATCTTTTTCCCTTATACTTGTCTGCAATAACTTCGATCGAACCGTCCGCTTCCGTACGGCTGACGCGGCGGGCGCCGTGTTCGCAGGCGATAAGGCGTC contains:
- a CDS encoding SMP-30/gluconolactonase/LRE family protein, producing the protein MRLFACTILLGTLTVALTITAPALSAENLSDIAAAEAVALAGGMNFTEGPVWHKDGYVLFSDIPANKIMRWDASQGLSVWRENSNGSNGLTFDCEGRLIACEHGARRVSRTEADGSIEVIADKYKGKRLNSPNDCCVRSDGMIFFTDPSYGVRPEEKELSFQGVFAVKPGSEPILLADDFNMPNGIAFSPDESLIYICDSGRQGNRVRVFNVEKDGTLKNGKILIDNIGSPDGMKVDAKGNLYFASNEGLAIFNPTGNKIGVIKAAEQPANCAFGGPDNKTLFITARKGFYAVRLKIAGQPVWK